One part of the Paenibacillus silvisoli genome encodes these proteins:
- a CDS encoding YifB family Mg chelatase-like AAA ATPase encodes MYTQIWGGSVYGVEGRIITVEVDISNGLPQVNIVGLPDPAIRESVERVRAAIKNCGFTFPMERITVNLAPADLRKEGTAFDLAIAAGILTASGQLESRLFQGLLVLGELSLNGELRAVPGILAMVEQARLSGLTNVLLPAANAAEAACLDGMQLFAVNHLRELSDASRDESAWERLRYSELNSEKGSSWIGARAALPMSSDDYGDVLGQHHAKRALLIAACGQHNVLLTGPPGTGKTMLARRLPGIMPPLNDEEALQVTKIYSAAGKLPGGVPALMRERPFRSPHHTISAAGLIGGGSIPRPGEVTLAHRGLLFLDELPEFSRQALEVLRQPLEDREVTIARSRAVFRFPAHFLLAASMNPCPCGYFGHDTDDHRCICSELALGRYRAKISGPLLDRIDMHIEVARPTSTEGLKSGMTSAQMRAAVFAAVQRRNERMTGGPVVRPFAELAGASLRKAVQMTKEAEQLLRSAFDNLGVSLRAHDRILKLARTIADLEASDSVDGAHVAEAIGYRSLDRKLHAH; translated from the coding sequence ATGTATACTCAAATTTGGGGCGGCAGCGTGTATGGCGTGGAAGGAAGAATCATTACGGTTGAAGTCGATATCTCGAACGGCCTCCCTCAAGTGAACATCGTTGGACTGCCGGATCCGGCGATCAGGGAATCCGTTGAGCGGGTCCGCGCAGCCATAAAAAATTGCGGATTTACGTTCCCTATGGAACGGATTACGGTGAACCTTGCCCCTGCCGATCTTCGCAAAGAGGGCACCGCGTTCGATCTGGCCATTGCGGCAGGCATTCTAACCGCGAGCGGACAGCTGGAGAGCCGTTTGTTTCAAGGCTTGCTTGTGCTCGGGGAGCTTTCATTGAATGGGGAGCTTCGCGCCGTACCCGGCATTCTTGCTATGGTCGAGCAAGCAAGGCTGAGCGGCTTGACGAATGTGCTGCTTCCTGCTGCAAACGCGGCGGAAGCCGCATGTTTGGACGGGATGCAGCTGTTTGCGGTGAATCATTTGCGGGAGCTAAGCGATGCTTCGCGCGATGAGTCGGCATGGGAGCGGCTGCGTTATTCGGAACTGAACAGCGAGAAGGGATCGTCGTGGATCGGCGCTCGGGCGGCATTGCCCATGAGCAGTGATGATTATGGCGACGTCCTCGGACAGCACCATGCGAAGAGAGCTTTGTTGATCGCGGCTTGCGGCCAACATAATGTGCTTCTGACAGGGCCGCCTGGTACAGGAAAGACGATGTTGGCTCGGAGGCTGCCGGGTATCATGCCTCCGCTGAACGACGAAGAAGCGCTTCAAGTGACGAAAATTTACAGCGCCGCAGGCAAACTTCCGGGAGGCGTTCCGGCTTTGATGAGAGAACGGCCGTTCCGGAGCCCTCATCATACGATATCGGCCGCAGGCTTAATTGGCGGCGGCTCCATTCCTAGACCTGGCGAAGTGACGCTTGCACATCGAGGACTGCTGTTTCTGGACGAGCTTCCCGAGTTTTCACGCCAGGCGCTAGAAGTTCTTCGGCAGCCGTTGGAAGACCGCGAGGTTACGATTGCCCGATCCCGCGCGGTTTTTCGGTTCCCCGCACACTTTTTACTAGCCGCTTCAATGAATCCATGCCCGTGCGGTTATTTTGGCCATGATACCGATGATCATCGCTGCATATGCAGTGAGCTGGCATTAGGCCGATACCGCGCCAAAATTTCAGGCCCTTTGCTTGACCGTATCGACATGCATATTGAAGTGGCTCGACCGACGTCTACCGAAGGGCTGAAGAGCGGGATGACTTCCGCTCAAATGCGAGCAGCCGTCTTCGCTGCCGTTCAACGGCGAAACGAACGAATGACGGGAGGCCCTGTTGTTCGGCCATTCGCTGAATTGGCCGGCGCGTCGCTTCGCAAAGCGGTGCAAATGACGAAAGAAGCCGAGCAGCTGCTTCGTTCGGCATTTGACAATCTTGGCGTCAGCTTGCGCGCGCACGACCGAATCTTGAAGCTTGCGCGTACGATTGCCGATCTGGAAGCAAGCGATTCCGTGGATGGTGCCCATGTGGCCGAAGCCATCGGGTATCGGAGTTTGGACCGAAAGCTGCATGCGCATTAA
- the hslV gene encoding ATP-dependent protease subunit HslV encodes MEMQFHATTICAVRHNGKGAIAGDGQVTFGNSMVMKHSAKKVRRLYRGQVIAGFAGSVADAISLFEKFEGKLEEHHGNLQRAAVELAKDWRSDRVLRKLEAMMIVMDATGLLLISGNGEIIEPDDGILAIGSGGSFALAAARALHQHAPQLEAKDMVRSALEIAADICVFTNRNIIVEEIG; translated from the coding sequence ATGGAAATGCAATTCCACGCAACGACGATTTGCGCGGTTAGACATAACGGAAAAGGCGCTATTGCCGGTGACGGACAGGTCACGTTCGGCAATAGCATGGTCATGAAGCATTCGGCGAAGAAAGTGCGGCGGCTATACCGCGGGCAAGTCATTGCCGGCTTTGCAGGCTCGGTTGCCGACGCGATTTCTCTGTTCGAGAAGTTCGAAGGCAAATTGGAAGAGCATCACGGCAACCTCCAGCGTGCTGCCGTCGAGCTCGCGAAGGATTGGCGCTCGGATCGCGTGCTGCGCAAGCTGGAGGCGATGATGATCGTGATGGACGCAACGGGTTTGCTGCTTATTTCCGGCAATGGGGAAATTATCGAGCCGGATGACGGCATATTGGCCATCGGTTCCGGAGGCAGCTTCGCGCTCGCAGCCGCTCGCGCGCTTCATCAGCATGCGCCGCAGCTTGAGGCCAAGGACATGGTCAGATCGGCTCTTGAAATCGCGGCGGATATATGCGTATTTACGAACCGTAATATTATAGTAGAAGAAATCGGGTAA
- the sucD gene encoding succinate--CoA ligase subunit alpha encodes MSILVDKNTKVITQGITGATGLFHAKGALDYGTQMVGGVTPGKGGTNVDITLENGNVVSLPVFNTVVEAVAKTGATASVIYVPPAFAADSIMEAVDAELDLVICITEGIPVIDMIKVTRYMEGRKTRLIGPNCPGVITPGECKIGIMPGYIHTKGHVGVVSRSGTLTYEAVHQLTTRGIGQSSAVGIGGDPVKGSEFIDILSMFNEDPDTYAVIMIGEIGGSAEEEAAEWVKANMTKPVVGFIGGATAPPGKRMGHAGAIISGGKGTAAEKIATLEKCGIRVAPTPSEMGSTLVSVLEERGMLEKCKTH; translated from the coding sequence ATGAGCATTTTGGTAGACAAAAATACAAAAGTCATTACCCAAGGTATTACCGGTGCTACGGGGTTGTTTCATGCGAAGGGCGCCCTGGATTACGGTACCCAAATGGTTGGCGGCGTGACGCCGGGCAAAGGCGGAACGAACGTCGATATTACGCTGGAAAACGGAAACGTCGTTTCCCTTCCGGTTTTCAATACGGTAGTTGAAGCGGTTGCCAAAACCGGCGCGACGGCTTCCGTCATTTACGTACCGCCGGCATTCGCGGCTGACTCCATCATGGAAGCAGTTGACGCGGAGCTTGATCTTGTCATCTGTATTACGGAAGGCATTCCAGTCATCGACATGATTAAAGTTACACGGTACATGGAAGGCCGCAAAACGCGCCTGATCGGACCGAACTGCCCGGGCGTCATTACGCCGGGCGAGTGCAAAATCGGCATCATGCCGGGCTATATCCATACCAAAGGCCATGTAGGCGTCGTTTCCCGTTCGGGAACGCTGACGTACGAGGCCGTTCATCAGCTGACTACGCGCGGCATCGGCCAATCCTCCGCAGTAGGTATCGGCGGCGACCCGGTTAAAGGCTCCGAATTCATCGACATCCTGAGCATGTTCAATGAAGATCCGGACACTTACGCGGTTATCATGATCGGCGAAATCGGCGGCTCCGCGGAAGAAGAAGCGGCAGAGTGGGTTAAAGCGAACATGACAAAGCCGGTTGTCGGCTTCATCGGCGGGGCAACGGCACCTCCGGGCAAACGGATGGGACATGCCGGCGCGATTATTTCCGGCGGCAAAGGTACGGCTGCCGAGAAGATCGCGACGCTTGAGAAATGCGGCATTCGCGTAGCGCCAACGCCTTCCGAAATGGGCTCCACGCTTGTGAGCGTTTTGGAAGAGCGCGGCATGCTCGAAAAGTGCAAAACGCACTAA
- a CDS encoding DinB family protein, whose translation MDNYLLSAFQSLIPFANSLRTMPHDQWIAPLKPGKWPTCAVIGHIMLWDKHFLQEAIRPIAEGKPLTLVDTEFNAFNREAAAYAESISQQQLLDECAAVREELFDLLTALSEDKWTASYFDADGRPFAIEEYLKDFVSHDRHHLEEIDRFIAGSSSIH comes from the coding sequence ATGGATAACTACTTATTGTCAGCATTTCAATCCTTAATCCCATTCGCCAATTCGCTGCGCACGATGCCCCACGATCAGTGGATCGCCCCGCTTAAGCCAGGGAAATGGCCGACATGCGCCGTTATCGGACATATTATGCTTTGGGACAAACATTTCTTGCAGGAAGCCATTCGTCCGATTGCCGAAGGGAAACCGCTCACGCTGGTCGATACGGAATTCAACGCGTTTAACCGCGAGGCGGCCGCCTATGCGGAATCGATCAGTCAACAACAACTGCTGGATGAATGCGCTGCCGTCCGGGAAGAACTATTTGATTTATTAACCGCCCTTTCCGAAGATAAATGGACCGCTTCCTATTTCGATGCTGACGGCAGGCCTTTTGCCATAGAGGAATACTTGAAAGATTTCGTTTCGCATGATCGGCATCATCTCGAGGAGATCGATCGGTTTATCGCCGGATCATCATCCATTCATTGA
- a CDS encoding EscU/YscU/HrcU family type III secretion system export apparatus switch protein yields MSKENKKGIQPPTPKAVALKYEPNERSAPVVVAKGSGRMAEAILEKAAESGVPIQQDTSLVEVLSKLDLNQEVPPELYTLVAEVLSFVYRSDRRAGGANG; encoded by the coding sequence ATGAGCAAGGAAAACAAGAAAGGTATCCAACCGCCGACTCCAAAAGCGGTTGCGCTTAAGTACGAACCGAACGAACGAAGCGCGCCAGTCGTTGTAGCCAAAGGAAGCGGCAGGATGGCGGAAGCCATTCTTGAAAAGGCCGCAGAAAGCGGAGTGCCGATTCAGCAGGATACATCGCTGGTCGAGGTGCTTTCGAAGCTGGATTTGAATCAGGAGGTTCCGCCTGAACTCTACACGCTCGTAGCCGAAGTTTTATCGTTCGTTTACCGCTCCGACCGGCGAGCAGGCGGAGCAAACGGATGA
- the trmFO gene encoding FADH(2)-oxidizing methylenetetrahydrofolate--tRNA-(uracil(54)-C(5))-methyltransferase TrmFO, with product MSELQRVTVIGAGLAGSEAAWQIASQGVPVTLYEMRPATKTPAHHTNNFAELVCSNSLRANGLANAVGVLKEEMRRMNSLILDCADRNAVPAGGALAVDRDGFSGDVTNILKEHPLIDVRTEEVKEIPSEGIVVIATGPLTAPELSAQIQQLLGQEYFYFYDAAAPIVEKDSIDMSKVYLASRYDKGEAAYLNCPMTEEEFDRFHEALTTAETAALKEFEKEQYFEGCMPIEVMASRGKQTVLFGPMKPVGLMNPHTGKLPHAVVQLRQDNAAGTLYNLVGFQTHLKWGEQKRVLSMIPGLENAEFVRFGVMHRNTFINSPKLLRSTYQTITRETLFFAGQMTGVEGYVESAASGMIAGINAGRLARGLEPIVFPADTTLGSMAHYITTADFKHFQPMNANFGLFPPLEKRMRSKKDKNDAIANRALQQLERFKVDGLGYPPAPAAVAEEAAEAEAVRE from the coding sequence TTGTCAGAATTGCAGCGTGTAACAGTCATCGGCGCAGGTCTTGCAGGCAGCGAAGCTGCTTGGCAAATCGCTTCGCAAGGAGTGCCTGTTACGCTTTACGAAATGAGACCGGCCACGAAGACGCCGGCTCACCATACGAATAATTTCGCCGAGCTCGTGTGCAGCAACAGTCTGCGCGCGAACGGACTCGCGAACGCCGTCGGCGTTCTGAAAGAAGAAATGCGCAGAATGAATTCATTGATTCTCGACTGCGCGGACCGGAATGCCGTTCCGGCAGGCGGAGCGCTTGCCGTTGACCGGGATGGCTTCTCGGGCGATGTGACGAATATTTTGAAAGAGCATCCGCTCATCGATGTGCGGACGGAGGAAGTCAAGGAGATTCCTTCGGAAGGGATCGTTGTCATTGCTACGGGTCCTCTGACCGCGCCGGAATTGTCGGCGCAAATCCAGCAGCTGCTCGGACAGGAGTACTTTTACTTCTATGACGCCGCGGCTCCGATCGTGGAGAAGGATTCCATCGATATGTCGAAGGTGTATCTCGCTTCGCGTTACGATAAAGGAGAGGCGGCCTATCTCAACTGTCCGATGACGGAAGAGGAATTCGACCGTTTCCACGAGGCGTTAACCACGGCCGAAACGGCAGCGCTGAAAGAGTTCGAGAAGGAACAGTATTTCGAAGGCTGCATGCCGATCGAAGTTATGGCGAGCCGCGGCAAACAGACGGTGCTTTTCGGCCCGATGAAGCCGGTAGGTCTCATGAATCCTCACACGGGCAAGCTGCCGCACGCTGTCGTTCAGCTGCGCCAGGACAATGCCGCAGGCACGCTCTACAATTTGGTAGGCTTCCAAACCCATCTAAAATGGGGCGAGCAGAAGCGCGTGCTGTCCATGATTCCAGGGCTCGAGAACGCGGAATTCGTCCGCTTCGGCGTTATGCACCGCAATACCTTCATAAATTCGCCTAAGCTGCTGCGGTCGACGTACCAAACGATCACGCGCGAAACGCTGTTCTTTGCCGGTCAAATGACAGGCGTGGAAGGCTACGTGGAATCCGCGGCTTCCGGGATGATCGCCGGCATCAATGCGGGCCGGCTCGCGCGCGGCCTCGAGCCGATCGTATTCCCGGCGGATACGACGCTCGGCAGCATGGCGCACTATATAACAACGGCGGACTTCAAGCATTTCCAGCCGATGAACGCGAATTTCGGCTTGTTCCCGCCGCTTGAGAAGCGGATGCGCAGCAAGAAGGATAAGAACGATGCGATCGCTAATCGGGCGCTTCAGCAGCTTGAGCGCTTCAAGGTTGATGGGCTGGGTTACCCGCCTGCGCCTGCGGCTGTGGCTGAGGAAGCCGCAGAGGCAGAAGCAGTACGCGAATAA
- the topA gene encoding type I DNA topoisomerase gives MADSLVIVESPAKAKTIGKYLGSKYIVKASMGHIRDLPKSQIGVEVENDFQPKYITIRGKGSVLKELKDASKKVKKVYLAADPDREGEAIAWHLAHYLEINEADSCRVVFNEITKQAVKDAFKTPRPINMDLVNAQQARRILDRLVGYKISPLLWKKVKKGLSAGRVQSVAVKLIIDRENEIDAFVPEEYWSVTAQLKQGPATFEAKYHSLNGEKKDLGNEADVQEVLKAMGTSAFTVQEVKEKERQRNPAAPFITSSLQQEAARKLGFRTSKTMSVAQQLYEGVDLGKEGTVGLITYMRTDSTRISPVAQEEAKAYIEEKYGADFVPEQPRVYAKKNSNAQDAHEAVRPTSVLRDPDTVKEFLTRDQFRLYKLVWERFVASQMSSAVLDTMTVDFMVGNGAIFRAVGSKVKFHGFMKIYVEGNDDGTTDEEKFLPPLAVGNVVSPESVEPKQHFTQPPPRYSEARLVRMMEEVGIGRPSTYAPTLETIQKRGYVAIEEKKFIPTELGELVIQMMEEFFPEILDAEFTAHMEDDLDHVEDGKEDWVKVLANFYTSFEKRLEVAEDEMKEVELQDEISDEICEKCGRHLVYKMGRFGKFLACSGFPDCRNTKPIVKDIGVPCPKCAEGKIIERRSKKGRFFYGCDQYPACDYVSWDKPSPKPCPQCSGLMVEKRNRSGAKLACTQCEYTEEVLEEQEPAEG, from the coding sequence ATGGCGGATTCGCTTGTCATCGTCGAGTCGCCGGCAAAGGCGAAAACAATCGGTAAATATTTGGGCAGCAAATATATCGTCAAAGCATCGATGGGCCACATCCGCGATTTGCCTAAAAGCCAGATCGGCGTCGAGGTTGAAAATGATTTTCAACCCAAATATATAACGATTCGCGGCAAAGGCAGCGTCCTGAAGGAATTGAAGGATGCCAGCAAAAAAGTAAAAAAAGTATATCTCGCGGCTGACCCTGATCGCGAGGGTGAAGCGATCGCATGGCACTTGGCGCATTATTTAGAAATAAACGAGGCTGATTCATGCCGCGTCGTATTTAATGAAATTACGAAGCAAGCGGTCAAGGACGCATTCAAAACGCCAAGGCCGATCAATATGGATCTGGTCAACGCGCAGCAAGCTCGCCGTATTCTAGACCGTTTGGTCGGGTATAAAATTAGCCCGCTGCTCTGGAAGAAGGTTAAGAAAGGCTTGTCCGCTGGGCGCGTGCAGTCCGTTGCCGTAAAGCTGATCATTGACCGGGAGAACGAAATCGACGCGTTCGTACCGGAGGAATATTGGTCCGTTACGGCTCAGCTAAAGCAAGGGCCGGCGACCTTTGAAGCTAAATACCATTCTCTCAACGGAGAGAAGAAGGATTTAGGCAACGAAGCCGATGTGCAGGAAGTTTTAAAGGCGATGGGCACTTCTGCATTCACGGTTCAAGAAGTGAAAGAGAAGGAGCGCCAGCGCAACCCGGCCGCCCCGTTCATTACGAGCTCGCTGCAGCAAGAAGCTGCGCGCAAGCTTGGCTTCCGCACGTCGAAAACGATGTCGGTCGCCCAGCAGCTCTATGAAGGCGTCGACCTCGGCAAGGAAGGCACGGTAGGTCTCATTACATATATGAGAACGGACTCGACGCGTATTTCGCCGGTCGCCCAAGAGGAAGCGAAGGCTTATATCGAAGAGAAATACGGCGCTGACTTCGTGCCGGAGCAGCCGCGCGTTTACGCGAAGAAGAACAGCAACGCTCAGGATGCGCATGAGGCGGTCCGTCCGACCTCCGTGCTGCGCGATCCCGATACGGTCAAGGAGTTTCTGACTCGTGACCAGTTCAGGCTGTATAAGCTGGTTTGGGAGCGTTTTGTCGCCAGCCAAATGTCGTCCGCCGTGCTCGATACGATGACGGTTGACTTTATGGTTGGAAACGGCGCTATCTTCCGGGCCGTCGGCTCGAAGGTGAAGTTCCACGGCTTTATGAAAATTTACGTTGAGGGCAACGATGACGGCACGACGGATGAAGAGAAGTTTCTTCCGCCGCTTGCTGTCGGCAACGTCGTCTCGCCTGAGTCGGTCGAACCGAAACAGCACTTTACGCAGCCGCCGCCGCGTTATTCCGAAGCTAGACTAGTCCGTATGATGGAAGAGGTCGGAATCGGCCGTCCGAGTACGTATGCACCGACGCTTGAGACGATCCAGAAGCGGGGCTACGTCGCGATTGAAGAGAAAAAATTCATTCCGACCGAGCTTGGCGAGCTCGTCATTCAAATGATGGAGGAGTTCTTTCCGGAAATTCTCGATGCGGAGTTTACCGCGCATATGGAGGACGATCTCGACCATGTGGAGGACGGCAAAGAGGATTGGGTGAAGGTGCTTGCCAACTTCTACACCTCGTTTGAAAAGCGTCTTGAAGTCGCGGAAGACGAGATGAAGGAAGTCGAGCTGCAGGACGAAATATCCGATGAAATTTGCGAAAAATGCGGCCGTCATCTCGTTTATAAAATGGGCCGCTTCGGTAAATTTTTGGCGTGCTCGGGTTTCCCGGACTGCCGCAATACGAAGCCGATCGTTAAAGACATCGGCGTGCCGTGCCCGAAATGCGCGGAAGGCAAAATTATCGAACGCCGCAGCAAAAAAGGCCGCTTCTTCTATGGCTGCGACCAGTATCCGGCCTGCGACTATGTCTCTTGGGATAAACCGTCGCCAAAGCCATGTCCGCAATGTTCCGGCTTGATGGTTGAGAAACGGAACCGCAGCGGCGCGAAGCTGGCGTGCACGCAGTGCGAATATACCGAGGAAGTGCTGGAGGAACAGGAGCCGGCTGAAGGTTAA
- the dprA gene encoding DNA-processing protein DprA, producing MKENNQWRELLLTLHETPGIGWHSIRKAVACGQWKQYERFTPEAWMSTVGLKPDQAQATAHSFAAVDVARRFDRLFKQGIRVLTRFDEDYPELLNETPQPPWVLYAIGKTELLAKPAIAIVGTRGPTAYGRKTTSELARKLSERGMTIVSGMARGIDALAHEGALKGFGSTVAVLGTPVDHIYPADNRALYYEIAKHGVVISEVAPGTPFHPGLFPLRNRIIAGLSLGTVIVEAAERSGSLITADQALEMSRDVFAVPGPISSPKSAGTNGLIRQGAKLIASAEDILEEYEDFLSRPSASVPGAASEPGTPSLELDENEALILGLLQDGPLSADRLHELSSFHFGLLHSVLINLTIKRKIEQHPGSIYSVM from the coding sequence ATGAAGGAAAATAATCAATGGCGCGAACTGTTGCTTACGCTTCACGAGACGCCGGGAATCGGCTGGCATTCGATTCGGAAGGCCGTGGCGTGCGGACAGTGGAAGCAGTATGAACGATTTACGCCGGAAGCATGGATGTCGACTGTAGGTTTAAAGCCGGATCAGGCACAGGCTACTGCACATTCGTTTGCCGCTGTTGATGTCGCTCGCCGCTTCGATCGGCTCTTCAAGCAAGGCATTCGCGTGTTGACGCGGTTTGACGAAGATTATCCCGAGCTGCTGAACGAAACGCCGCAGCCGCCGTGGGTGTTGTATGCGATCGGGAAGACCGAGCTGCTTGCGAAGCCTGCAATTGCCATCGTCGGAACGAGAGGGCCGACGGCTTACGGCAGAAAAACGACGTCTGAGCTGGCTAGAAAGCTTTCTGAGCGGGGAATGACGATTGTCAGCGGAATGGCAAGGGGTATCGATGCGCTCGCCCATGAAGGCGCGCTGAAGGGCTTTGGCAGCACGGTCGCCGTTCTTGGGACGCCAGTCGATCACATTTATCCGGCAGACAATCGCGCTTTGTATTATGAAATCGCTAAACACGGGGTTGTTATTTCCGAAGTCGCGCCGGGTACGCCGTTTCATCCAGGTCTGTTCCCGCTGCGCAATCGAATTATCGCCGGCCTTTCGTTGGGAACGGTCATCGTGGAGGCTGCGGAGCGAAGCGGGTCGCTCATTACGGCCGATCAAGCGCTGGAGATGTCCCGCGACGTATTTGCCGTACCCGGTCCGATTTCGTCGCCCAAGAGCGCCGGGACTAACGGGTTAATCCGCCAAGGAGCCAAGCTGATCGCGTCGGCGGAAGATATTTTGGAAGAGTACGAAGATTTCTTGTCGCGGCCTTCGGCTAGCGTTCCCGGAGCGGCTTCAGAACCCGGCACGCCAAGCTTGGAGCTGGATGAAAACGAGGCTTTAATACTAGGCTTGCTGCAAGACGGACCGCTATCGGCAGACCGGCTCCATGAGCTCTCTTCCTTTCATTTTGGACTTTTGCATTCAGTTCTGATAAATTTAACTATAAAACGGAAGATTGAACAGCACCCGGGTTCCATATATAGTGTAATGTAG
- the sucC gene encoding ADP-forming succinate--CoA ligase subunit beta, with the protein MNIHEYQGKQLLKQYGVAVPEGKVAFSVDEAVAAAEALGTPVVVVKAQIHAGGRGKAGGVKVAKNLDEVREYASQILGKVLVTHQTGPEGKEVKRLLIEQGCDIKKEYYIGLVVDRVTGRIVMMASEEGGTEIEEVAEHTPEKIFKEVIDPAVGLQVFQARKLAYSINIPNELVGKAAKFMLALYTAFVEKDCSIAEINPLVVTGDGNVMALDAKLNFDSNALYRHKDVLELRDLDEEDEKEIQASKFDLSYIALDGNIGCMVNGAGLAMATMDIIKYYGGDPANFLDVGGGATKEKVTEAFKIILSDEKVKGIFVNIFGGIMKCDIIADGVISAAKELGLDRPLVVRLEGTNVELGKKMLNESGLNIVAADSMADGAQKIVALVK; encoded by the coding sequence ATGAATATCCATGAGTATCAGGGTAAACAACTGCTTAAGCAGTATGGGGTTGCCGTACCGGAAGGTAAAGTGGCGTTCTCTGTCGATGAAGCGGTGGCTGCAGCCGAAGCGCTGGGCACGCCGGTAGTCGTTGTAAAAGCGCAAATTCATGCAGGCGGCCGCGGTAAAGCGGGCGGTGTAAAAGTTGCCAAAAATTTGGATGAAGTTCGCGAATACGCGAGCCAAATTCTCGGTAAAGTGCTTGTGACTCATCAAACGGGTCCGGAAGGCAAAGAAGTTAAGCGCCTGCTCATCGAGCAAGGCTGCGACATTAAGAAAGAATACTATATCGGTCTTGTCGTTGACCGCGTTACGGGCCGCATCGTTATGATGGCGTCCGAAGAAGGCGGCACGGAGATCGAAGAGGTTGCGGAACACACGCCTGAGAAAATCTTCAAAGAAGTTATCGACCCAGCGGTCGGACTTCAAGTGTTCCAAGCGCGCAAGCTTGCGTATTCCATCAACATTCCGAACGAGCTTGTCGGCAAAGCGGCTAAATTCATGCTTGCTTTGTACACGGCGTTTGTCGAGAAAGACTGCTCGATCGCGGAAATCAATCCGCTCGTCGTAACCGGCGACGGCAACGTGATGGCGCTTGACGCGAAACTGAACTTCGATTCCAACGCCCTCTACCGTCACAAAGACGTGCTGGAGCTGCGCGACTTGGATGAGGAAGACGAGAAGGAAATTCAAGCGTCCAAGTTCGATCTGAGCTACATCGCGCTCGATGGCAACATCGGCTGCATGGTTAACGGCGCAGGTCTTGCTATGGCGACAATGGATATTATCAAATACTACGGCGGCGACCCGGCCAACTTCCTGGACGTGGGCGGCGGCGCTACGAAAGAGAAAGTAACGGAAGCGTTCAAAATCATTCTCTCCGATGAGAAGGTTAAGGGCATCTTCGTTAACATTTTCGGCGGCATCATGAAATGCGATATTATCGCAGACGGTGTTATTTCCGCAGCGAAGGAGCTTGGTCTCGACCGTCCGCTCGTCGTTCGCCTGGAAGGCACGAACGTGGAACTCGGCAAAAAAATGCTGAACGAATCCGGTCTGAACATCGTGGCTGCCGACTCTATGGCCGACGGTGCGCAAAAAATCGTCGCGCTTGTGAAGTAA
- a CDS encoding YraN family protein has protein sequence MNHANRSTKSDTRQAIGKFGEDEAVKYLKEQGYSVAHRNWRCRTGELDIVAMRDEAVIIVEVRTRRAGGRFGTAAESVDARKQLQVRSTAEVYLAMQKLHQSAVRFDVIAITATAAAGQLHPFEVTEIKHIESAF, from the coding sequence ATGAATCATGCGAATCGTTCTACCAAATCAGACACGAGGCAAGCTATCGGCAAATTCGGTGAAGATGAAGCGGTAAAATATTTGAAAGAACAGGGCTATTCCGTCGCGCATCGAAATTGGCGGTGTCGTACGGGTGAGCTCGATATCGTTGCGATGCGCGATGAAGCAGTCATCATCGTCGAAGTACGAACTCGCCGGGCGGGAGGCCGATTCGGTACGGCCGCGGAGTCGGTCGATGCGCGCAAGCAGCTTCAGGTCAGATCGACGGCGGAAGTCTATCTGGCGATGCAGAAGCTGCATCAATCCGCTGTGCGATTCGATGTCATTGCGATAACCGCAACTGCTGCTGCCGGACAGCTTCATCCTTTCGAAGTTACGGAAATCAAACATATCGAATCTGCTTTTTAA